The following proteins come from a genomic window of Nostoc sp. KVJ3:
- a CDS encoding heavy-metal-associated domain-containing protein → MTLQITVPNMACSACGDTITKAVKTVDPTATVQADPKTKIVLVDTNASETVIKEAITTAGYSVT, encoded by the coding sequence ATGACACTCCAAATAACAGTTCCTAATATGGCTTGCTCTGCTTGTGGAGACACCATTACTAAAGCAGTCAAGACAGTTGATCCTACTGCTACAGTTCAAGCAGATCCAAAAACAAAAATCGTCTTAGTGGATACAAATGCTTCTGAAACAGTTATTAAGGAAGCAATTACTACTGCTGGCTATTCTGTTACTTAA
- a CDS encoding heavy metal translocating P-type ATPase gives MDTLSLKLRGMSCASCANNIEEAISSVPGVSNCNVNFGVEQATIQYDRKRTNLETIQAAIDAAGYSSYPLQEQEMITGEDDAEKNAREAELRTLTRKIVVGSILSTLILLGSISAMTGLNLPGIRALWLDNPWVQLVLASAVLFWCGADFFKNAWKAFKRHTATMDTLVAMGTGAAYFYSLFATVFPGFFTSAGLMPDVYYEAAAVITTLILLGRLFENRAKGQTSEAIRKLIGLQPRDAKVIRDGKEVNVPIQEVQIGDVILVRPGEKIPVDGEVIEGASNVDEAMVTGESLPVKKQPGDEVIGATINKTGSFKFRATRVGKDTFLSQIVKMVQQAQGSKAPIQRLADQVTGWFVPVVMTIAIAAFVIWFNVMGNLTLALITTVGVLIIACPCALGLATPTSVMVGTGKGAENGILIKGAESLELAHKIQTIVLDKTGTLTQGKPTVTDFVTVNGTANGNELKLLQLSASLERNSEHPLAEAVVRYAQSQQVELTEANKFEAIAGSGVQGIASDHLVQIGTQRWMAELNIDTRTLQEGKTSLEAAGKTAILIAVDGQIQGLMGIADALKPSSVAVVRTLQKLGLEVVMLTGDNHKTAEAIASEVGITRVFAEVRPDQKASQIQALQAEGKIVAMVGDGINDAPALAQANVGIAIGTGTDVAIAASDITLISGDLQGIVTAIQLSRATMQNIRQNLFFALIYNVAGIPIAAGVLFPIFGWLLNPMIAGGAMAFSSVSVVTNALRLRNFKPKHISSNRGVI, from the coding sequence ATGGATACTCTAAGTCTTAAACTTCGAGGCATGAGTTGTGCCTCCTGTGCCAACAACATTGAAGAAGCAATTAGCTCTGTTCCGGGGGTGAGTAATTGTAACGTCAACTTTGGCGTGGAACAGGCTACTATCCAATACGATCGCAAGCGCACCAATCTAGAAACAATCCAAGCCGCCATAGATGCTGCTGGATACTCATCTTACCCACTCCAAGAACAAGAAATGATTACGGGAGAAGATGATGCCGAAAAAAACGCCCGTGAAGCAGAATTACGCACACTTACCCGTAAAATTGTTGTAGGATCAATCCTCAGCACTTTGATTCTACTAGGGTCAATTTCTGCCATGACAGGGCTAAACCTGCCTGGGATTCGCGCATTATGGTTAGATAATCCGTGGGTACAATTGGTACTAGCAAGCGCTGTTTTGTTCTGGTGCGGTGCAGACTTCTTCAAAAATGCCTGGAAAGCCTTTAAACGTCATACAGCAACGATGGATACCTTGGTTGCAATGGGTACTGGGGCAGCCTATTTTTATTCACTCTTTGCTACTGTTTTTCCCGGATTTTTTACCTCTGCGGGACTGATGCCTGATGTTTACTATGAAGCAGCAGCAGTTATTACCACCTTAATTCTGCTAGGCAGGCTATTTGAGAATCGCGCCAAGGGGCAAACTTCTGAAGCTATCCGCAAACTCATCGGTTTGCAACCCAGAGATGCCAAAGTAATCCGAGATGGGAAAGAAGTTAATGTTCCTATCCAGGAAGTTCAAATTGGTGATGTAATTTTGGTGCGCCCAGGTGAAAAAATTCCGGTTGACGGAGAAGTTATAGAAGGTGCTTCTAACGTTGATGAAGCGATGGTGACTGGTGAAAGTTTGCCAGTCAAAAAGCAACCGGGGGATGAAGTAATTGGAGCCACAATTAATAAAACAGGTAGCTTTAAATTCCGAGCAACCCGCGTTGGTAAAGACACTTTTTTGTCTCAAATTGTCAAAATGGTGCAACAAGCTCAAGGCTCTAAAGCACCAATTCAACGTTTAGCAGATCAAGTAACGGGATGGTTTGTGCCAGTAGTTATGACCATTGCGATCGCAGCCTTCGTTATTTGGTTCAACGTCATGGGCAACTTGACGTTAGCCCTAATCACCACGGTAGGAGTGCTGATTATCGCTTGTCCCTGCGCTTTGGGTTTAGCTACTCCAACTTCAGTCATGGTAGGAACCGGCAAGGGAGCAGAAAATGGTATTTTAATTAAAGGTGCTGAAAGTTTAGAACTCGCTCATAAAATCCAGACTATTGTGCTGGATAAAACTGGAACTTTAACACAAGGAAAACCCACTGTTACTGACTTTGTTACAGTTAACGGCACAGCTAATGGTAACGAGTTAAAACTTTTGCAATTGTCAGCGTCTCTAGAACGAAATTCAGAACATCCATTGGCTGAAGCGGTGGTTAGGTATGCCCAATCTCAGCAAGTGGAACTGACAGAGGCTAATAAATTTGAAGCGATCGCTGGAAGTGGTGTTCAAGGCATAGCTTCAGACCACTTGGTACAAATTGGTACTCAGCGTTGGATGGCAGAATTAAATATCGATACCCGCACCCTCCAAGAGGGTAAAACCTCTCTGGAAGCTGCGGGTAAGACAGCTATTTTAATTGCTGTGGATGGGCAAATTCAAGGCTTGATGGGAATTGCTGATGCACTCAAACCCTCTTCAGTAGCAGTTGTGAGAACGCTACAAAAGTTAGGTTTAGAGGTAGTTATGCTCACAGGGGATAATCACAAAACAGCAGAAGCGATCGCTAGTGAAGTTGGGATCACACGAGTATTTGCAGAAGTTCGACCCGACCAAAAAGCGTCTCAAATACAAGCATTGCAAGCAGAAGGGAAAATTGTCGCAATGGTGGGTGATGGTATCAATGATGCGCCAGCACTGGCTCAAGCTAACGTGGGGATTGCAATTGGTACAGGGACAGATGTAGCGATCGCAGCCAGCGATATCACCCTGATCTCTGGAGACTTGCAAGGTATTGTTACTGCAATTCAATTGAGCCGTGCCACTATGCAGAATATCCGCCAAAATCTCTTCTTTGCCTTGATTTACAACGTTGCTGGGATTCCCATTGCTGCTGGAGTTTTGTTTCCGATCTTTGGCTGGTTACTCAACCCAATGATTGCAGGTGGGGCGATGGCTTTTAGTTCCGTTTCTGTTGTGACTAATGCCTTACGGTTGCGTAACTTTAAACCAAAACATATCTCAAGTAATCGTGGAGTAATTTAG
- a CDS encoding cupredoxin domain-containing protein produces MFNKSKIFGSIAGLGFMFGIASNVAIAEMPIHSSEQTNQFRRIEQPLALKIGVTLGGLGLIGLELWWFLLSKNKAAKANLGQGIQELTINVDGGYEPSRVIVKSGLPVRLNFFRSDPSSCLEKVLLPDFHIAQDLALNHVTPIEFTPPQPGQYQFTCGMNMFRGVVEVQ; encoded by the coding sequence ATGTTCAACAAAAGTAAGATTTTTGGCAGTATTGCCGGGTTAGGATTTATGTTTGGTATTGCGTCAAATGTAGCAATAGCAGAAATGCCAATCCATTCATCAGAACAGACCAATCAATTTCGCCGCATTGAGCAACCACTAGCATTAAAAATTGGTGTTACTTTGGGCGGCTTAGGATTAATTGGATTAGAACTGTGGTGGTTTCTATTGAGTAAAAATAAAGCTGCAAAAGCTAATCTCGGTCAAGGGATACAGGAGTTAACAATTAATGTAGATGGCGGTTATGAACCTTCTCGTGTAATTGTGAAATCTGGTCTACCTGTACGGCTAAATTTCTTTCGTAGCGACCCTAGTAGCTGTTTGGAAAAAGTGTTGTTACCTGATTTTCATATTGCTCAAGATTTGGCTCTCAATCATGTTACTCCCATTGAATTTACACCTCCCCAACCAGGTCAATATCAATTCACCTGTGGAATGAATATGTTTCGTGGTGTGGTAGAAGTCCAGTAG
- a CDS encoding ISAs1 family transposase has product MSEGFETKSADSVKNTRCQPKSRKIADIGSIQQSLVEHFSDIKDKRVERTKKHQFTDILVIAILAIIAGAQGWEDIENYGISKQTWLEEFLALPNGIPSDDTFRRVFELIDPEALNRCFLRWVETLITNMGGEIIPIDGKTIRGSYDRNQGQSALHLISAWASEHSLVLAQVKVEDKSNEITAIPALLEMLDISGCIITIDAMGTQTEIAKQIIAKKADYVLALKANHPMLYSQVKEWFDKAQAEQFSGINVSYDKRIEKAHHRTEIREVWTVPIAAIGELYQPKLWAGLQSLVMVVRVRHLWNKTTREVQFYLTSLNSDAQIIGRAIRKHWGIENEAHWTLDCTFAEDACRIRSFHSPQNFALLRRFALNALNREQTYKRSLRQKMKRTAMDNNYMIQVLSCFIDNTLDSSDSLCQA; this is encoded by the coding sequence ATGTCAGAGGGCTTTGAAACTAAATCTGCTGATAGTGTCAAAAATACTCGTTGTCAGCCAAAATCAAGAAAAATAGCAGACATTGGCAGTATTCAACAAAGTCTAGTTGAGCATTTCTCGGATATCAAAGACAAGAGAGTAGAGCGGACGAAGAAACATCAATTCACAGATATCTTAGTCATCGCAATTTTAGCAATCATAGCTGGAGCACAAGGGTGGGAAGACATCGAGAATTATGGCATCAGCAAGCAAACATGGTTAGAAGAGTTTCTGGCATTACCAAATGGTATTCCCTCAGATGATACATTTCGACGAGTGTTTGAGTTGATCGACCCAGAAGCATTAAATCGATGTTTCTTGAGATGGGTAGAAACCCTAATCACAAACATGGGAGGAGAAATTATCCCCATAGATGGAAAGACAATTAGGGGTTCTTATGACCGCAATCAAGGTCAAAGCGCACTCCACCTTATAAGTGCCTGGGCGAGTGAGCACAGTTTAGTGTTGGCACAAGTGAAAGTAGAAGATAAATCCAATGAAATCACCGCCATTCCAGCACTGTTAGAAATGCTAGACATCTCTGGCTGTATCATCACCATTGATGCAATGGGAACACAAACCGAAATTGCCAAACAGATTATCGCCAAAAAAGCTGATTATGTCCTGGCACTGAAAGCCAACCATCCCATGCTCTATTCTCAAGTCAAAGAATGGTTTGACAAAGCGCAAGCAGAGCAATTTTCGGGGATTAATGTTAGTTATGACAAACGGATTGAAAAAGCACATCATCGCACGGAAATTCGTGAAGTTTGGACTGTACCCATTGCGGCTATCGGTGAGCTTTATCAACCCAAATTATGGGCAGGTTTGCAATCTCTAGTTATGGTTGTCCGTGTTCGTCATCTTTGGAATAAAACTACTCGTGAGGTTCAGTTTTATCTCACTTCTTTAAACAGTGATGCTCAAATTATCGGTCGGGCTATCCGAAAACACTGGGGCATTGAAAACGAGGCTCACTGGACTCTCGACTGTACTTTTGCAGAAGACGCTTGTCGCATTCGTTCTTTCCACAGTCCCCAAAATTTTGCTCTTTTACGACGCTTCGCTCTCAATGCTCTTAACCGTGAACAGACCTACAAACGTAGTCTTCGTCAAAAAATGAAACGCACCGCTATGGATAACAATTATATGATTCAGGTTCTCAGTTGTTTCATTGACAATACTTTAGATTCTTCTGATTCCTTGTGTCAAGCCTGA
- a CDS encoding efflux RND transporter permease subunit yields the protein MLNSIVKWSIAQRWLIVIASILISLWGLRVITQMPLDVFPSFAPPQVEIQVEASGLAPEEIESLVTRPIESAINGTPGLESLRSSSAIGISAIKTVFSWDTDIYRDRQLVTERLQGVKLPQGVEQPEILPINSPLGWAVKYAFSAESTDMMEVWRIANWDVKNRLLAVPGVSNVFLYGGDERQYQVLVDPDKLKAYNVSLPEVTKAVQNANVNVPGGFLITPDQETLIRGIGRIESIDQLKRSVIKAVKGTPVLLEQVAEVKIGPGLRRGDGLFQGKRAVILTVSKQPAADTPTVVKAVEAAMEEIKPGLPQDIKVTKTFDQDLFIEASVKNVEEALRDGIIIVSVILIIFLMNWRTVIISLSAMPLSLLLGMIILSWTGQGINTMTLGGLVVAIGSVVDDAIVDMENVYRRLRENQLAGNPKNPLQVVFDGSVEVRVSVLLSTVIIAVVFAPIFVLSGVEGRIFTPMGMAYLLSILASTLVALTLTPALCALLLANRRLPSTETWLERKAHQFYRPALRFSIRYPKVILGLALAGFIASIIILPGLGKVFLPEFQDRSLVNSMVLLPGESLNATNQAALAVMDALKSDRRFDFIALRSGFAQGDPEVAGVNFGELDVQISEEGAKNRQKTVEALRKEFEKLPGVATNIGGFISHRIDDILSGVRSAIAVKIYGSELEELRTLGKQVQSAINGISGIVDLQLEPQIPVKQIQIQFDRDAAARYGLTVGELAETIETGLNGKAVSQVLEKQQTFNLVVWLQERSRNNLDVIGNLLVDTPNGQKIPLSQVAKVDYGTGPSTINRENVSRLIVVSANVAGRDLGSVIKDVRKRVKQIQLPGGYYVQFGGQFQAQEQATQTLIIAGAIAFAVISVLIYFAVKSIPATVMIMINLPLALIGGVISVALSGGIISVASMVGFITLFGVATRNGLLLVDNYNNRLAEGIPLKQVIVDGSMERLVAILLTALSSALGMVPLVIGSGAGKEILQPLAVVVLGGLFTSTALTLLVLPALYSLFGRFLVPNKTTKIYNIQVTQESIV from the coding sequence ATGCTCAATTCCATTGTCAAATGGTCGATCGCCCAAAGGTGGCTAATCGTTATTGCCTCTATATTAATTAGTCTGTGGGGATTGCGTGTCATCACACAAATGCCTCTCGACGTATTTCCTAGCTTCGCTCCCCCGCAAGTGGAAATTCAAGTTGAAGCTTCCGGTTTAGCACCAGAAGAAATCGAATCTTTAGTGACTCGCCCAATTGAGAGCGCGATTAATGGCACACCTGGACTAGAGTCTCTGCGATCTTCATCTGCTATTGGAATTTCTGCGATTAAAACTGTCTTTAGCTGGGATACTGATATTTACCGCGATCGCCAACTAGTAACAGAGCGCTTACAAGGGGTGAAACTGCCACAAGGAGTAGAGCAGCCGGAAATATTGCCTATTAACTCGCCCTTGGGATGGGCTGTTAAATATGCTTTTTCTGCTGAAAGCACTGACATGATGGAAGTGTGGCGGATTGCTAATTGGGATGTAAAAAATCGCTTGCTGGCTGTACCAGGAGTGAGTAATGTTTTTCTCTACGGTGGTGATGAGCGGCAATATCAAGTTTTGGTAGATCCAGACAAGCTTAAAGCCTACAATGTTTCGTTGCCAGAAGTCACTAAAGCAGTGCAGAATGCTAACGTCAATGTGCCGGGAGGATTTTTGATTACTCCTGACCAAGAAACACTAATTCGGGGAATTGGGCGAATCGAGTCAATTGATCAACTCAAGCGTTCGGTGATAAAGGCGGTTAAAGGTACACCCGTATTATTAGAACAGGTAGCAGAAGTCAAAATTGGCCCAGGACTAAGACGAGGAGATGGACTATTTCAAGGCAAACGAGCAGTAATTTTAACTGTCTCTAAGCAGCCTGCGGCAGATACTCCCACTGTAGTTAAAGCTGTAGAAGCAGCAATGGAGGAGATTAAGCCAGGGCTACCACAGGATATCAAGGTTACTAAAACCTTTGACCAAGATTTATTTATCGAAGCTTCGGTCAAAAATGTTGAGGAAGCTCTGCGCGATGGCATCATTATCGTTTCAGTCATCCTGATCATCTTTTTGATGAACTGGCGCACAGTAATTATTAGCCTCAGTGCTATGCCTTTGTCATTACTGTTAGGCATGATTATTCTGAGTTGGACTGGACAAGGTATTAATACAATGACCTTGGGTGGACTAGTCGTTGCAATTGGTTCAGTGGTAGATGATGCGATCGTTGATATGGAAAACGTCTACCGCCGATTGCGAGAAAATCAACTAGCAGGGAACCCGAAAAATCCTTTACAAGTTGTATTTGATGGTTCAGTAGAAGTGCGTGTCAGTGTTTTATTGTCCACTGTCATTATTGCAGTGGTCTTTGCACCGATTTTCGTCCTGTCTGGCGTGGAAGGTCGAATTTTTACGCCGATGGGAATGGCATATTTGCTATCGATTCTCGCTTCTACCTTAGTTGCATTAACACTAACTCCAGCATTATGTGCTTTATTACTAGCAAATCGACGTTTACCAAGTACCGAAACTTGGCTTGAGCGCAAAGCACATCAATTTTATCGTCCAGCGTTAAGGTTCTCGATTCGTTACCCCAAGGTGATTTTAGGGTTGGCACTTGCGGGGTTTATTGCATCGATAATTATTCTTCCTGGGTTGGGTAAAGTCTTTTTACCAGAATTTCAAGACCGTTCTTTGGTCAATTCAATGGTGCTTTTGCCTGGTGAATCTCTGAATGCAACTAATCAAGCTGCTTTGGCGGTGATGGATGCCCTGAAAAGCGATCGCCGTTTTGATTTCATTGCCTTACGATCTGGGTTTGCTCAAGGAGATCCTGAAGTGGCTGGAGTAAACTTTGGTGAGTTGGATGTGCAGATTAGCGAAGAAGGAGCGAAAAACCGCCAGAAGACTGTTGAAGCACTCCGCAAAGAGTTTGAAAAACTTCCTGGTGTGGCAACTAATATTGGTGGGTTTATCTCCCACCGAATAGATGATATCCTCTCTGGCGTGAGAAGTGCGATCGCTGTGAAAATTTACGGGTCTGAACTCGAAGAACTCCGCACTCTTGGGAAACAAGTACAATCTGCTATAAATGGTATTTCCGGTATTGTGGATTTGCAATTAGAACCCCAAATTCCAGTTAAACAAATTCAAATTCAATTTGACCGCGATGCAGCAGCTCGTTATGGATTAACTGTGGGGGAACTTGCAGAAACGATAGAGACTGGATTGAATGGTAAAGCCGTTTCCCAAGTTTTGGAGAAGCAACAAACTTTTAATCTCGTTGTGTGGTTGCAAGAACGCTCCCGTAACAATTTGGATGTTATTGGTAACTTGTTGGTAGATACACCCAACGGGCAGAAAATTCCCTTATCCCAGGTTGCTAAAGTTGATTATGGCACGGGGCCAAGTACCATTAATCGTGAAAATGTTTCCCGGCTGATAGTGGTTTCTGCCAACGTTGCTGGACGGGATTTGGGTTCTGTAATTAAAGATGTACGGAAACGGGTCAAACAAATTCAACTACCTGGAGGTTACTACGTCCAATTTGGCGGTCAGTTTCAGGCACAGGAACAAGCAACGCAGACTTTAATAATTGCAGGTGCGATCGCCTTTGCCGTGATTTCTGTACTGATATACTTTGCTGTCAAGTCAATTCCTGCCACAGTCATGATTATGATTAACTTGCCACTGGCATTAATTGGTGGGGTTATCTCTGTGGCCTTGAGTGGTGGTATTATTTCCGTTGCTTCGATGGTTGGTTTTATCACTCTATTTGGTGTAGCTACTCGCAACGGATTACTGTTAGTGGATAACTATAATAATCGCCTCGCTGAGGGAATACCACTTAAACAAGTAATTGTTGATGGTTCAATGGAAAGATTAGTAGCGATTCTTCTCACAGCACTTTCGTCAGCACTAGGTATGGTTCCATTAGTGATTGGTTCTGGTGCAGGTAAAGAAATTTTGCAACCTTTGGCTGTGGTAGTGTTAGGGGGCTTATTTACTTCTACTGCTTTAACACTATTAGTTTTACCAGCTTTATATTCGCTATTTGGGAGGTTTTTAGTTCCGAATAAGACTACAAAAATATACAATATTCAAGTTACTCAAGAGTCAATTGTATGA
- a CDS encoding efflux RND transporter periplasmic adaptor subunit — translation MAHGGHGNEFQAGSDATATNNSIQVDADTAKRLGIKVEPVQHQRLAVGIKTTGQIETLPSQKVEVTTPIQGAKVVELLVEPGASVTKGQPLAVVTSPDLVTLRVESQDKLAQAQADLHYSEADLRLAQQNYQKYQQIADSEIAQAQSQVDFAQEKYNKDKQLADAGALPRRNALESQTQLAQAKAELTKAKSRRDVIGAENQLKRAQASVQLAKSNINRSNTSYQTRLAQLGNLPNSKGLVTVTAPISGKVADREVTIGQTFNDAGGKLMTIVNDSRLFATANIYEKDLGKVRIGERIRLKVASVSDRTFSGQISRIGTMVEGETRVVPVQAEIDNSRGQLKPGMFAELEVLTDQISAAISAIPTSAVVDANGKKVVYVQSGNAYQTVEVTLGQTSGDMVEVKSGLFEGDMIVTQRAPQLYAQSLRGGTHVKADEHTEVSSQTTEVKTVPLWLLGAGGGAAIALIAFMVGRRSNHQLVPVTPELTHNLAEDSSNYSTNLDDNHHAPHEESKVIIISKNTQQ, via the coding sequence ATGGCTCATGGCGGACATGGAAATGAATTTCAAGCAGGAAGTGATGCCACTGCAACGAATAATTCTATTCAGGTTGATGCTGACACAGCCAAACGTCTAGGGATTAAAGTCGAGCCTGTCCAACATCAAAGGTTAGCTGTTGGCATCAAAACTACTGGACAAATAGAGACTCTTCCCAGCCAAAAAGTAGAAGTGACTACCCCAATTCAAGGAGCGAAAGTAGTTGAATTGTTGGTGGAACCTGGCGCATCAGTAACAAAAGGTCAACCCCTTGCTGTTGTTACTAGCCCAGATTTAGTAACATTGCGTGTGGAATCTCAGGATAAATTAGCACAAGCTCAAGCTGATTTACACTACAGCGAAGCTGATTTAAGACTGGCTCAACAAAATTATCAAAAATATCAACAAATAGCCGACTCGGAAATTGCTCAAGCACAGAGTCAAGTTGACTTTGCTCAAGAAAAGTACAACAAAGACAAACAGTTAGCTGATGCTGGCGCTTTACCCCGTCGCAATGCTCTGGAATCTCAAACCCAGCTAGCGCAGGCAAAAGCCGAACTTACTAAAGCGAAGAGCCGCAGGGATGTTATCGGGGCTGAAAATCAACTCAAACGCGCTCAAGCATCAGTTCAACTAGCAAAGTCAAATATTAATCGCAGTAATACTAGTTATCAAACTCGACTTGCTCAACTAGGAAATCTCCCAAATTCTAAAGGATTAGTGACAGTAACTGCTCCTATCTCTGGTAAGGTTGCTGATAGAGAAGTGACTATTGGTCAAACTTTTAATGATGCCGGTGGCAAATTGATGACGATTGTCAACGATAGTCGGCTTTTTGCTACAGCTAATATTTATGAAAAAGATTTAGGTAAGGTAAGAATTGGTGAGAGAATTAGATTAAAAGTTGCTAGTGTGAGCGATCGCACTTTTTCTGGTCAAATTTCCCGCATTGGTACAATGGTAGAGGGAGAAACAAGAGTTGTACCAGTACAAGCAGAGATAGATAACTCACGCGGACAACTCAAACCCGGAATGTTTGCGGAACTAGAAGTTTTAACAGACCAAATATCAGCAGCTATTTCAGCTATTCCTACCTCAGCAGTGGTAGACGCGAATGGGAAGAAAGTTGTTTATGTGCAGAGTGGTAATGCTTACCAAACAGTTGAAGTCACATTAGGTCAGACTTCTGGCGATATGGTTGAAGTCAAGAGTGGCTTATTCGAGGGAGATATGATTGTCACCCAACGCGCACCGCAACTTTACGCCCAATCTCTGCGAGGTGGTACCCATGTAAAAGCAGATGAACACACAGAAGTTTCATCGCAGACAACAGAGGTTAAAACAGTACCATTGTGGTTACTAGGAGCAGGTGGGGGGGCTGCAATAGCTCTAATAGCTTTTATGGTGGGTCGTCGCAGCAATCATCAACTTGTTCCAGTAACGCCAGAACTTACCCACAACCTAGCAGAAGATTCTTCTAATTATTCTACAAACCTAGATGATAACCATCATGCACCTCATGAAGAATCAAAAGTCATAATTATTAGTAAAAATACTCAACAATAA
- a CDS encoding ISLre2 family transposase, translating to MKKNIYANLNFADSLSDFKEDVTKLLELKNIEEWSGRIVKEREETIRQAALVLAGQCIGILLHKLSQSESAHQTAINQTKGWWHTDTQRHGYTKREILTVGNVVVSLKLPYVVQKREKKAKSKSRNVGFCPLLKWLGMSEGLTPLVWSDITKYGAIASSFEAAHTILSDWGINISLKRIERLTYKFGQIGIDLRQTKISNLQQGNLPDGNILKDQRVVIAVDGGRSRIRINKKGRKNLKTNKHGFTGEWVEPKLLTIYVVDEQGKKVRNGEIKIVNDGTYEDYKGFLPILEMHLISLGISQAKQVLLIADGAEWIWKHIPPLLKKLKSPDATYQLFDFYHVTERLQKFADVAFSDDSERNNWFKKARRTLKKSNAMTIIRQMDEFIFEATGERCKTMVIQRNYLLRAYRERRLNYAKILDQKLPIGSGAIESLIRQVINLRIKGNSKFWLKENAEIILHLRCQWIAQSWDIFCSSIFNSFIKPQTA from the coding sequence ATGAAGAAAAACATATATGCAAATCTAAATTTTGCCGATTCATTATCAGATTTTAAAGAGGATGTGACGAAACTTTTAGAGTTGAAAAATATCGAGGAATGGTCTGGAAGAATAGTTAAAGAAAGAGAAGAAACAATTAGACAGGCTGCGTTAGTTTTAGCAGGCCAATGTATCGGCATATTATTGCATAAGCTTTCTCAATCAGAGTCGGCTCATCAAACAGCAATTAATCAAACCAAAGGATGGTGGCATACCGACACGCAAAGACACGGTTATACGAAGAGGGAAATATTAACAGTAGGTAATGTTGTAGTAAGTCTTAAATTACCATACGTTGTTCAAAAAAGAGAAAAAAAAGCGAAGAGTAAATCTCGTAATGTTGGATTTTGTCCCTTGTTAAAATGGTTAGGAATGTCAGAAGGCTTGACCCCATTAGTTTGGTCAGATATTACAAAATATGGTGCCATAGCTAGTTCTTTTGAAGCTGCACATACAATCCTGAGTGATTGGGGAATTAATATTAGTCTTAAACGAATTGAACGATTGACATATAAATTTGGTCAAATCGGCATTGATTTACGTCAAACTAAAATATCTAACTTGCAACAAGGTAATTTACCTGATGGGAATATACTTAAAGACCAGAGAGTTGTAATTGCTGTAGATGGTGGCAGGAGTAGAATTAGGATTAATAAAAAAGGTAGAAAAAATCTCAAAACAAACAAGCACGGCTTTACAGGGGAATGGGTTGAGCCAAAATTATTAACAATTTATGTGGTTGATGAACAAGGTAAAAAAGTTAGAAATGGCGAAATAAAGATTGTAAATGATGGCACTTATGAAGACTATAAAGGATTTTTACCAATTTTAGAAATGCATCTGATTAGTTTGGGAATTAGTCAAGCAAAACAAGTTTTATTAATTGCTGACGGTGCAGAATGGATTTGGAAGCATATTCCCCCTCTTTTAAAGAAATTGAAATCTCCCGATGCGACTTATCAATTATTTGATTTTTACCATGTTACTGAGCGGCTACAGAAATTTGCTGATGTAGCGTTTAGTGATGATAGTGAGCGAAATAATTGGTTCAAAAAAGCACGGAGAACTTTAAAAAAAAGTAATGCCATGACCATAATTAGGCAGATGGATGAATTTATCTTTGAAGCCACGGGAGAGCGTTGTAAAACTATGGTAATACAGAGAAATTACCTTTTACGTGCCTATCGTGAAAGGCGTTTAAATTACGCTAAGATACTAGACCAAAAACTACCAATAGGTAGTGGGGCAATTGAGAGTTTAATCCGTCAAGTTATCAACTTAAGAATCAAGGGTAATAGTAAATTTTGGTTGAAAGAAAATGCAGAAATTATCTTACATCTGCGTTGTCAATGGATAGCTCAAAGTTGGGATATTTTTTGTAGTTCTATCTTTAATTCCTTTATTAAACCTCAAACTGCTTGA